Within the Gimesia sp. genome, the region TCCAGAAGGATGCCGAAGCCTTTTTTTTGTCAGGCTCCCAGGGTTCTGCCTGCATACCGGTCTCACGGACGGCGGCAATGATGGCTTCGCCAGTAACGGGTTCCGCATTGAGGGTGACCGTCATCCTGCGATTGAGGATATCGAAAAACAAGTGATCTTCGCCTCCCACCAGGGGAGAGAGTTCCCGCTTGAGGATCGTGACTTCCTCGGCGCAATCCATATCCTGTATCTTAAAGATGAGCTCGGTTGATTCCTGTTTCATGCAGCGGGACATTCAGAATGAAGGGATGTGGGAAGATCTAAATCTGTTGTTTCAATCATAGCACTTGAGGAATGCAAACAAAAACTTCGGTATTTTTTCTTCGCAAAATTCCTGAAAAGGGATAAGATCCTGCTCAGATATAAGGAATAACAGGAACCCGATTCAATCAGCGGCTGAATGGAAGGACAACGATGAGCAAAGACTACCTGGGTGCCAGGCGGAAAAAACTGATATCACAGATCAAACGGATCGGGGCCGAGGCCTTGCTGGTAACCAGTGAAACGAATGTTACGTATTTAACCGGTTTCAGCGGTGATTCCAGTTATCTGCTGATTGGCAAAGACCAGACCGTCCTGATCAGTGATGGACGATATACCACGCAGCTGGAAGAGGAATGCCCGGGACTGGATGTCCACATTCGCAAGCCGACCGAATCGATGATCGTGGCCCTGGAGCAGGTGCTGAAAAAGGCGCATCTCACTAAAGTGGGACTGGAAAGCCATGTTGTGACCTGCGATCTGCTGGACTCGTTAACCGGAATTACACCTGCTATCCAGTGGAACCCGGTTTCGAGTGTGGTGGAAGAACTGCGGATGGTCAAAGATGCGTCTGAGATTCAGGAGATCCGCGAAGCCGTCGATCAGGCGCAGCGCGGCTTCGAAGTCTTTCGTGCACTGCTGACAAACGAGATGACCGAACTGCAGGGAGCGCATGAACTGGAGCACGCGATGCGGCGGTTTGGTGCGCGACAGGCGGCCTTCGATCCCATTGTAGCAGTGGGGGAGCGATCAGCTCTGCCGCATGCGATCCCCACGGAAAAGCTGATTGGCGAATCTCCGTTTCTGCTGGTGGACTGGGGGGCGATGACACAGAAAGGGTATCGCAGCGATCTGACCCGGATGATTATCCGTGATCGGGCTCCCTCGAAACTGAAGAAGGTCTACAACACGGTGCTGCAGGCACAGCTTGCCGCGATTAAAGCGATAAAACCCGGGGTACTCTGCAAAGACGTCGATCAGGTCGCGCGGAAAGTCATCAACAAGGCGGGCTTCGGCAAACAATTTACCCACAGCCTGGGGCATGGCATCGGCCTGGACATTCATGAAGGCCCTCGACTGGGGGGCAATGTCGAGACCGAACTGAAGCCGGGGATGATTGTCACGGTGGAACCGGGCATCTATCTGCCGGGCTGGGGGGGCGTCCGCATTGAGGATGATGTGCTGGTGACCCGGAGCGGACATGAAGTCCTGACCAGCGTTCCCAAGGATTATGAGTCGGCGCTGGTTTGATTTCGCGAGAAGCCTATTACAATGTACATGGGCAGGCAGGCCTGCGCTCCATTTTCGAGTGACGTTAGAAGTTCTCTGATCGTAATAAGTAAGAAAAACTGACGTAAGTCTCTTATTTAAAAGGGTTATAGATGTTGAGGCTCTGCCTGATTTTATTGCAGAAACTTCCCGGTTGCGCTTGGTATTCTCGGGGGTTTTGGCTTAGAATCTCTCCCAACACAAGTCAGACAGGGTAGATAGTGCGCGCAATCAGTGAATGCGATCCTTTCCCGGCATCAATTTGATTCTTCAAGAAACCGGAACGCACCGCTGGCAGCAGTGAGCGTTGAATGCCCTCATTACAGCAGGCAAAGCACGTGTAGCTTGAGAATATGAAATAAGGTAGGTCAATGGCAAAGAACGAGGTGCCGAAAGGCGAGCCTTTCGATTTGGAAAAACTTCAGACACTGTTTGAAATGATGGAAAAGCACGGATTGACGGAAGTCAATCTGAAGCGGGGCGAAGAAACCTGGAAGCTGCGTCGCGGTCCCCAGGAAACCGTTTCCATGGTTCCCGCTGCTCATGCTGTTCCTCAAGCGGTTCCGCAACCCGTTGCAGCGGCTCCTGCCGCTCCGGCGCCGGCACCTCAGGAAGCAGCGCCTGCTGCCGATTCGGGGCCTGCCATCAAGAGCCCGACCGTGGGGACATTTTATTCCTCACCCAGCCCCGATGATCCGCCGTTCGTCAGTGTAGGATCCAAAGTCAGCGCTGATACGATTGTCTGTATCGTCGAGGCGATGAAGGTCTTCAATCAGATCCCTGCCGAGCTCAACGGTACCATCAGCGAGGTTCTGGTCAAGGATGGTGAAGCGGTCGAATTCGGCCAGCCGCTGTTCAGAATCAGCCAGGGCTGAGGCCTGTTGTCGTAGCATGGTCGCCGTTCGCGATCGGAATGTCAGATGTAGGATCCTTTTACCAAGTCAAAACATATGTTTCAGAGAATACTGGTTGCCAACCGAGGAGAAATCGCACTGCGGGTGATTCGTGCCTGTCGTGAAATGGGCATTGAGACAGTCGCGGTCTTCAGTGAAGCAGATCGTGGCGCTCACTACCTCTCACTGGCTGACGAAGCCTACTGTATCGGTCCTGCTGCAGCGACCGACAGTTACCTGATGATCAACCGGATTATCAGTGCTGCTGAAATCGGTAACGTGCAGGCGATTCACCCCGGCTACGGGTTCCTGGCAGAAAACGCGCATTTTGCGGAAGTCTGTCGGAGCTGTAATATCGAATTCATCGGACCTCCCCACGAAGCGATGGCACAGCTGGGAGATAAAGTCTCGGCCCGTGAAATTGCCAAGAATGCCAACGTACCTGTTTCACCGGGTACCGAAGGTCTGGTCACCGACGAAGCTGAAGCCCTGCGGGTGGCCCAGGAGATTGGTTATCCCGTTTTGATCAAGGCTACCGCCGGCGGTGGTGGTAAAGGGATGCGAGTCGCCCGGAATGACATTTCGCTGAAAGCCGGTCTGAAAGCAGCCGCTGCCGAAGCGGAAGCCGCATTCAAAAATTCTGGCGTCTATATTGAGAAATACATCGAGAATCCACGGCACGTGGAAGTCCAGATCCTCGCGGACAATCATGGCACGGTACTCCACCTCTGGGAGCGGGACTGCAGTCTGCAACGTCGTCACCAGAAGCTGGTGGAAGAGAGCCCGGCTCCGAACCTGCCTCAGTCGGTTCGTGAAGACATCTGTAAAGCGGCCTGTCGCCTGATCGAAGAAGCCGGTTATACCAATGCCGGTACGGTCGAGTTCCTGGTAGGGCCGGATAACCAGTTCTACTTCATCGAAGTCAATGCCCGAATTCAGGTGGAACATCCTGTCAGCGAAGAGGTGACGGGGCTCGACCT harbors:
- a CDS encoding Xaa-Pro peptidase family protein; this encodes MSKDYLGARRKKLISQIKRIGAEALLVTSETNVTYLTGFSGDSSYLLIGKDQTVLISDGRYTTQLEEECPGLDVHIRKPTESMIVALEQVLKKAHLTKVGLESHVVTCDLLDSLTGITPAIQWNPVSSVVEELRMVKDASEIQEIREAVDQAQRGFEVFRALLTNEMTELQGAHELEHAMRRFGARQAAFDPIVAVGERSALPHAIPTEKLIGESPFLLVDWGAMTQKGYRSDLTRMIIRDRAPSKLKKVYNTVLQAQLAAIKAIKPGVLCKDVDQVARKVINKAGFGKQFTHSLGHGIGLDIHEGPRLGGNVETELKPGMIVTVEPGIYLPGWGGVRIEDDVLVTRSGHEVLTSVPKDYESALV
- the accB gene encoding acetyl-CoA carboxylase biotin carboxyl carrier protein, with the translated sequence MAKNEVPKGEPFDLEKLQTLFEMMEKHGLTEVNLKRGEETWKLRRGPQETVSMVPAAHAVPQAVPQPVAAAPAAPAPAPQEAAPAADSGPAIKSPTVGTFYSSPSPDDPPFVSVGSKVSADTIVCIVEAMKVFNQIPAELNGTISEVLVKDGEAVEFGQPLFRISQG
- the accC gene encoding acetyl-CoA carboxylase biotin carboxylase subunit, with amino-acid sequence MFQRILVANRGEIALRVIRACREMGIETVAVFSEADRGAHYLSLADEAYCIGPAAATDSYLMINRIISAAEIGNVQAIHPGYGFLAENAHFAEVCRSCNIEFIGPPHEAMAQLGDKVSAREIAKNANVPVSPGTEGLVTDEAEALRVAQEIGYPVLIKATAGGGGKGMRVARNDISLKAGLKAAAAEAEAAFKNSGVYIEKYIENPRHVEVQILADNHGTVLHLWERDCSLQRRHQKLVEESPAPNLPQSVREDICKAACRLIEEAGYTNAGTVEFLVGPDNQFYFIEVNARIQVEHPVSEEVTGLDLIKQQIRVAAGEKLELKQKNVPCNGSAIELRINAEDPDNDFRGSPGKITKLRVPSGPGVRFDSHIYEGYTVGPYYDSLIGKLIVHRPTREESLACMRRCLDEFVIEGIKTTIPLAKKIFNHSAFIEGKVDTTFIERTW